One segment of Campylobacter hominis ATCC BAA-381 DNA contains the following:
- the gap gene encoding type I glyceraldehyde-3-phosphate dehydrogenase — protein MIKIAINGFGRIGRCAARIALNRDDVELIAINDTAKRDLTRYLLQYDTVHGEFGKKVEVINDDYISVDGKKIRVFSTREPGELKFADLGAEVVLECTGAFLTTEKSQVYINNGIKKVVMSAPAKDDTPTFVMGVNEKTYAGQDIISNASCTTNCLGPVAKILDDELGIEKGLMTTIHAYTHGQSLVDVKGRDFRRSRAAACNIIPTSTGAAKAINLVLPQLKGKMHGQSVRVPVPNVSMVDLNVLTKKETTKDELNEIFRTYQNGDMKGILFVDDDERVSSDFCTNPYSSIVAGDLTQVICGNMIKVMSWYDNEWGYSNRLIDLAVYAMKH, from the coding sequence ATGATTAAAATTGCAATTAACGGATTTGGTAGAATAGGCAGATGCGCAGCCAGAATCGCATTAAACAGAGATGATGTCGAACTTATAGCGATAAATGACACGGCAAAAAGGGATCTTACAAGATATCTGCTTCAATACGATACGGTTCATGGCGAATTCGGTAAAAAAGTAGAAGTTATAAATGACGATTATATCAGCGTTGATGGCAAAAAAATAAGAGTTTTCAGCACAAGAGAACCCGGTGAACTTAAATTTGCAGATCTCGGTGCTGAGGTTGTGCTTGAGTGTACAGGCGCTTTTCTCACTACTGAAAAATCGCAAGTTTATATAAATAACGGCATAAAAAAAGTAGTAATGAGTGCGCCGGCTAAAGATGATACGCCAACTTTCGTAATGGGCGTAAATGAAAAAACTTACGCAGGTCAAGATATTATATCAAATGCAAGCTGTACAACAAACTGTTTGGGGCCTGTGGCAAAAATACTTGATGACGAACTTGGAATTGAAAAAGGATTGATGACAACAATTCACGCTTATACGCACGGACAAAGTCTGGTTGATGTAAAAGGACGAGATTTTAGAAGAAGTAGGGCGGCTGCTTGCAATATTATTCCAACAAGCACCGGTGCTGCAAAAGCTATAAATTTGGTGCTTCCGCAACTTAAAGGCAAAATGCATGGACAAAGCGTTAGGGTGCCAGTTCCGAATGTTTCTATGGTTGATTTGAATGTGCTTACAAAAAAAGAAACTACAAAAGATGAGCTTAACGAAATTTTCAGAACATATCAAAACGGTGATATGAAAGGTATTTTGTTTGTTGATGATGATGAAAGAGTTTCAAGTGATTTTTGCACGAATCCTTATTCAAGTATCGTAGCAGGTGATCTTACACAAGTAATTTGCGGCAATATGATAAAAGTTATGAGCTGGTATGATAATGAATGGGGATATTCTAACCGTCTAATCGACCTTGCTGTTTATGCGATGAAACATTAA
- a CDS encoding triose-phosphate isomerase encodes MIVAANLKCNHTRASFLNFTKKLDNFLSGEASNFKKNEILIFPPNTAFCDQISNFTQGAQNFFPCENGSFTGEIGADMLNEFGIKSVLIGHSERRVIFSESDRMVLEKFKFAKKRGWRIIFCVGESDIVRMNGNYREVLSDQLSEIDLDYENLIIAYEPIWAIGTGKSAKNEQIEEVLEFLAEKTEAPLLYGGSVNLKNISQISKLPHCSGVLIGSASWEAENFINLLKELQ; translated from the coding sequence ATGATAGTTGCAGCAAATTTAAAATGTAATCATACAAGAGCAAGTTTTTTAAATTTTACAAAAAAATTAGACAATTTTTTAAGCGGCGAAGCTTCAAATTTTAAAAAGAATGAAATTTTAATTTTTCCACCAAATACGGCATTTTGTGATCAAATTTCAAATTTTACTCAAGGGGCGCAAAACTTTTTTCCTTGTGAAAACGGAAGTTTTACAGGTGAAATCGGCGCTGATATGTTAAACGAGTTCGGTATAAAATCAGTACTTATTGGACACAGCGAAAGGCGTGTGATTTTTAGTGAAAGTGATAGAATGGTGCTTGAAAAGTTTAAATTTGCCAAAAAGCGCGGTTGGCGCATTATTTTTTGTGTCGGCGAGAGCGACATTGTGCGAATGAATGGAAATTACAGAGAAGTTTTAAGTGATCAACTCAGCGAAATAGATTTGGATTATGAAAATTTAATCATTGCTTATGAGCCGATTTGGGCAATCGGTACCGGAAAAAGCGCTAAAAATGAGCAGATAGAAGAAGTGCTGGAATTTCTTGCAGAAAAAACCGAAGCGCCGCTTTTATATGGTGGAAGTGTAAATCTTAAAAATATTTCTCAAATTTCAAAACTTCCTCATTGCAGCGGCGTTTTAATAGGAAGCGCAAGCTGGGAAGCTGAAAATTTCATTAATTTGTTAAAGGAATTGCAATGA
- a CDS encoding 3'-5' exonuclease: protein MKNYICVFDCETIPDADVLAEILTDDQKSECYDEVFYDEKCEILDEKELSKLTKTNKSKLKSEKKLNHKKISLAAQKLQKEKTGSEFLPICFHKIVCISAVLADEFGKFLKVETLEYGKSEKEQIEFFLNMIEKHNPRLISYNGRGFDLPMIMLRAMRYNLTCHAYFETANGELNKNKWENYRYRYNERFNMDLLDFVNDFGSARGGLNLDNICKTLGLPGKYDVHGDQVLELFYDNKLDKISEYCQSDVLNTYLLFIKTELLRGNLILSDYADCISIMKKYLCENCEQMGYFKPFNDFLEKELINFENL, encoded by the coding sequence ATGAAAAACTATATTTGCGTTTTTGATTGCGAAACAATTCCTGATGCCGATGTTTTGGCTGAAATTTTGACGGACGATCAAAAAAGCGAATGCTACGATGAGGTTTTTTATGATGAAAAATGTGAAATTTTAGATGAAAAAGAGCTTTCAAAACTTACAAAAACAAATAAAAGCAAGTTAAAAAGCGAAAAAAAATTAAATCATAAAAAAATTTCGCTTGCCGCTCAAAAATTACAAAAAGAAAAAACAGGAAGCGAATTTCTACCGATTTGTTTTCATAAAATTGTCTGTATAAGTGCAGTTTTAGCTGATGAATTCGGCAAATTTTTAAAAGTTGAAACGCTTGAATACGGCAAAAGTGAAAAAGAGCAAATCGAGTTTTTTCTAAATATGATTGAAAAGCACAATCCGCGCCTTATAAGTTATAACGGACGCGGCTTTGACCTGCCGATGATTATGCTTAGAGCAATGCGTTATAATCTTACTTGCCATGCATATTTTGAAACGGCAAACGGTGAACTTAATAAAAATAAATGGGAGAATTATCGCTACCGATACAACGAGCGATTTAATATGGATCTGCTTGATTTTGTAAATGATTTCGGTTCTGCAAGAGGCGGATTAAATCTTGATAATATATGCAAAACTTTAGGACTTCCAGGCAAATACGACGTTCATGGAGATCAGGTTTTGGAGCTTTTTTATGATAACAAATTGGACAAAATCAGCGAATATTGCCAAAGCGATGTGTTAAATACATATTTGCTTTTTATAAAAACAGAGCTTTTGCGCGGAAATTTAATTTTATCCGATTATGCCGATTGTATTTCAATTATGAAAAAATATTTATGTGAAAATTGTGAGCAAATGGGTTATTTCAAGCCGTTTAATGATTTTTTGGAAAAGGAGCTTATAAATTTTGAAAATTTATAA
- a CDS encoding DNA ligase encodes MKIYKILIILLSFFSILNGENLMLLGEYKEGIDVKGWVVSEKYDGIRAVWDGKNLISRSGKKFNAPKFWLENFPNFKIDGELWTARNDFENLSSIVRDKIPDKEWNNVKFMIFDVPDAKGDLFSRLEVLKDFLDKNPNNFIKIIKQISVNSNKDVKKYFNDVIQKGGEGVVVRDPKEPYVNKRSNKILKLKQFHDDECEVIKINMGNGKYSGKMGSLSCKNLKNGAVFKIGSGFDDKLRENPPKIGDIVTYKFQNLTKNGKPRFPVFLRIRDDFQ; translated from the coding sequence TTGAAAATTTATAAAATTTTAATAATTTTACTATCTTTTTTTTCAATTCTAAATGGCGAAAATTTAATGCTTCTTGGTGAATATAAAGAAGGCATTGACGTAAAAGGTTGGGTTGTAAGCGAAAAATATGACGGAATTCGCGCCGTTTGGGACGGTAAAAATTTAATCAGCAGAAGCGGTAAAAAATTTAATGCACCAAAATTTTGGCTTGAGAATTTTCCGAATTTTAAAATAGATGGCGAACTTTGGACAGCGCGAAATGATTTTGAAAATTTAAGCTCTATTGTAAGAGATAAAATTCCGGATAAAGAGTGGAATAATGTAAAATTTATGATTTTTGATGTGCCCGATGCCAAAGGAGATCTTTTTTCACGTCTTGAAGTTTTAAAAGATTTTTTGGATAAAAATCCGAATAATTTTATTAAAATTATTAAGCAAATTTCTGTAAATTCAAATAAAGATGTTAAAAAATATTTTAATGATGTAATTCAAAAAGGCGGTGAGGGCGTTGTTGTGCGCGATCCTAAAGAGCCGTATGTAAATAAACGCAGCAATAAAATTTTAAAACTGAAACAATTCCACGACGACGAATGCGAAGTCATAAAAATAAATATGGGAAACGGCAAGTATAGCGGTAAAATGGGCTCTTTGAGTTGTAAAAATCTAAAAAACGGTGCTGTTTTTAAAATCGGCTCAGGTTTTGATGACAAATTAAGGGAAAATCCGCCAAAAATAGGCGATATCGTAACATACAAATTTCAAAATTTAACCAAAAACGGCAAACCGCGATTTCCGGTTTTTTTACGTATAAGAGATGATTTTCAGTAA
- the fabI gene encoding enoyl-ACP reductase FabI, with product MILKGKKGLIVGVANNRSIAYGIAKMCREEGAQLAFTFLNDALKKRVEPIANELGSDKIYELDVNNDEHLKNLGAKLQKDFGKIDFVLHAVAFAPKEALENDFLSTQKDAFNVAMQTSVYSLISLTRAVLPLMNENGSILTLTYLGGAKFVPHYNVMGVAKAALESSVRYLAHDLGTKKIRVNAISAGPVKTLAASGIGDFRMILKWNELNAPLKRNVAIFEIGKSAAYLFSDYASAVTGEIHYVDCGYNFMGMADAVKNSDGETVLAWDDAK from the coding sequence ATGATTTTAAAAGGTAAAAAAGGGCTTATAGTCGGCGTCGCAAACAATAGATCAATAGCTTACGGCATAGCAAAAATGTGCCGTGAAGAAGGAGCGCAACTTGCTTTTACATTTTTAAACGATGCGTTAAAAAAGCGAGTGGAGCCGATTGCAAATGAGCTTGGAAGCGATAAAATTTATGAACTTGACGTAAATAACGATGAACATCTGAAAAATCTTGGCGCAAAATTGCAAAAAGATTTCGGCAAGATTGATTTTGTGCTGCACGCTGTTGCTTTTGCACCAAAAGAAGCGCTGGAAAATGATTTTTTAAGCACACAAAAAGATGCTTTTAACGTAGCAATGCAAACTTCCGTTTATTCGTTGATTTCTCTTACAAGGGCTGTTTTGCCGCTTATGAATGAAAACGGCTCGATTCTTACTTTGACTTATCTTGGCGGAGCAAAATTCGTACCGCATTACAATGTAATGGGCGTAGCAAAGGCGGCGCTTGAAAGTTCTGTCAGATATTTGGCACACGATTTAGGAACTAAAAAAATTAGAGTAAATGCCATAAGCGCAGGTCCTGTAAAAACTCTTGCAGCAAGCGGAATAGGCGATTTCAGAATGATTTTAAAATGGAATGAGCTGAACGCGCCGCTTAAACGAAATGTCGCTATTTTTGAAATAGGAAAGAGCGCGGCTTATCTTTTTAGTGATTATGCAAGCGCAGTTACCGGAGAAATTCATTACGTTGATTGCGGTTATAATTTTATGGGTATGGCGGATGCCGTAAAAAATAGCGACGGCGAAACAGTTTTGGCATGGGACGATGCTAAATGA
- a CDS encoding phosphoglycerate kinase: MGEILSVKDIKFKKGEKVFIRCDFNVPMDEFLNITDDRRIRAAIPTIRYCLDEGCSVILASHLGRPKNGYEAKFSLEPVAKRLARRMNREIKFVNDVIGKEAVEAVKNLKENEVLLLDNLRFEKGETKNDPEFAQKLASYANYYINDAFGVCHRAHASVEAITKFYDNKHKAAGFLLIKEVNFAANLTKRPVRPFVAVAGGSKVSGKLQALKNLLPKVDKLIIGGGMAFTFLKAIGYEIGNSLLEEDLVEEALNILREGKRLGVKIYIPVDAIVAPAISQDSVMKNVTVQEIPAGWMGLDIGPATIALFREALSDAQTIWWNGPMGVFEIDKFARGSLRMSHAIAESNATTVVGGGDTADVVERAGNSDEMTFISTGGGASLELIEGKELPGVRVLTIKNDEMEC; this comes from the coding sequence ATGGGCGAAATTTTATCCGTAAAAGATATAAAATTTAAAAAAGGCGAGAAAGTTTTTATAAGGTGTGATTTTAATGTTCCGATGGATGAGTTTTTAAATATCACGGACGATAGACGAATAAGAGCTGCCATTCCTACTATAAGATACTGTTTGGATGAGGGCTGCAGCGTAATTTTAGCAAGCCATTTAGGACGTCCTAAAAATGGTTATGAAGCAAAATTTTCACTTGAACCTGTAGCAAAAAGATTAGCCAGAAGAATGAATCGTGAGATAAAATTTGTAAATGACGTAATAGGTAAAGAAGCGGTTGAAGCTGTAAAGAATTTGAAAGAAAACGAAGTTTTGCTTTTAGATAACTTGCGTTTTGAAAAGGGCGAGACGAAAAACGATCCGGAATTCGCTCAAAAACTTGCAAGTTATGCAAATTACTATATAAATGACGCTTTCGGCGTTTGTCATAGAGCTCATGCTTCGGTTGAAGCGATTACTAAATTTTACGATAACAAACACAAGGCTGCCGGATTTTTACTTATAAAAGAGGTAAATTTCGCAGCCAATCTTACAAAGCGTCCTGTTCGACCATTTGTGGCGGTAGCTGGCGGAAGTAAAGTAAGCGGTAAGCTTCAAGCTCTTAAAAATCTACTTCCAAAAGTCGATAAACTCATAATCGGAGGCGGTATGGCTTTTACATTTCTTAAAGCTATAGGTTATGAAATAGGAAATTCTTTGCTTGAAGAAGATTTGGTTGAAGAGGCGTTAAATATTTTGCGCGAAGGAAAAAGACTCGGTGTAAAAATTTATATTCCTGTCGATGCAATCGTGGCGCCTGCTATATCACAGGATTCGGTTATGAAAAATGTTACCGTTCAAGAAATTCCGGCAGGTTGGATGGGACTTGATATAGGACCTGCCACAATTGCGCTTTTTAGAGAAGCTTTATCAGATGCGCAAACCATTTGGTGGAACGGACCGATGGGTGTTTTCGAAATTGATAAATTTGCACGCGGAAGTCTTAGAATGAGCCATGCAATCGCTGAAAGTAACGCGACTACAGTTGTAGGTGGAGGCGATACGGCAGATGTAGTAGAAAGAGCCGGAAACAGCGATGAAATGACATTTATCTCAACCGGAGGCGGCGCAAGTTTGGAACTTATTGAAGGAAAAGAACTTCCTGGAGTTAGGGTTTTAACGATAAAAAACGATGAAATGGAGTGTTAA